One Desulfovibrio litoralis DSM 11393 genomic window, CAATAGTTCCTATTTTATATTCTACTTGATTGTCTAAGATTTTACACATTCCATCTCCAGCTATAACCTCGTGTATTTCAAGATTATTTTCATGAACATGCAGGTCAAGAGTACAAAAAGGTTCGATTCTCACCAAATGACAACTTAACTGGTTTTCAGTACTTTCTCCCTTTACCAAATGCTTTAAAAACACCCCTTTAAAATTTTTATGCGGAATAAATTCCATTAAATCAGCTTTTGTTGTACAAGAAGGGCTACAAACCGATCCAACCGCAAAAAAAGTTCCTAAATTCATATCAACCTCCATTTTGTTTTGATTAAGACCTTCTAACGTCATCTCGCAAAATGGGCTTGTAAATAATTGCGGTTTAGAAACAAAAAAGTTAGTTAACAATCGCCACCCTGGGAAAAATCCAGATAACTATTTGTATATGTTCACAATAAAATATCAGTGTTTATATTTTTCAAACAATTTATTTTTAACGAACTTACAACAAAATAATATCATGTTCGCTACCTTGCTCAAACCCTTCAAGTTCGGCAGGAATGCGTAATAAGCCTTGTGCTTCGACTAAAGTTTTGACTAA contains:
- a CDS encoding cupin domain-containing protein; the encoded protein is MNLGTFFAVGSVCSPSCTTKADLMEFIPHKNFKGVFLKHLVKGESTENQLSCHLVRIEPFCTLDLHVHENNLEIHEVIAGDGMCKILDNQVEYKIGTIGIIPANVKHSVTAGKDGLYILAKFSPALL